One window of Streptomyces sp. FIT100 genomic DNA carries:
- a CDS encoding TetR/AcrR family transcriptional regulator yields the protein MTRMSSESVTPATAPIPPTRQRIIGAVLRIIGQDGVAAVTNRRIAKEAEVSLGSVTYHFTSQHELLRESLLHFVREETLRLTELADAGEAQGVDIDGAASLAAQVADGTAFDSAHIAPFELYIQAGRDERLRPAAAECFAAYDRLAVQILTALGVPDAQRLAATTVALVTGLQLRRLATGSPAEDLTDALLLLVRGSG from the coding sequence ATGACCCGCATGTCCAGCGAGTCCGTCACGCCCGCCACGGCGCCGATACCCCCGACGCGGCAGCGCATCATCGGTGCCGTCCTGCGCATCATCGGCCAGGACGGCGTCGCCGCGGTCACCAACCGGCGGATCGCCAAGGAGGCGGAGGTCTCGCTCGGTTCGGTCACCTACCACTTCACCAGCCAGCACGAGCTGCTGCGCGAATCGCTGCTGCACTTCGTCCGCGAGGAGACCCTGCGCCTCACCGAACTCGCCGACGCCGGCGAGGCGCAGGGCGTCGACATCGACGGAGCCGCCTCGCTGGCCGCGCAGGTCGCGGACGGCACGGCCTTCGACAGCGCGCACATCGCCCCCTTCGAGCTCTACATCCAGGCCGGGCGGGACGAACGGCTGCGCCCCGCGGCCGCGGAGTGCTTCGCCGCGTACGACCGCCTGGCCGTGCAGATCCTCACGGCCCTCGGCGTGCCCGACGCCCAGCGCCTCGCGGCGACGACCGTCGCCCTGGTCACCGGCCTCCAGCTGCGGCGCCTGGCCACGGGCTCACCGGCGGAGGACCTCACGGACGCGCTGCTGCTGCTCGTACGCGGCTCCGGCTGA
- a CDS encoding ABC transporter permease has translation MTTYLLTRLRQSLLTLFLVSIVVFAGIRALPGDPALALAGEERSPEALAAIRASYGLDDNVLIQYGRFIGHAVTGDLGTSSRTGLPVADAITAALPVTLELAALSLLLAVVVGIGAGVVAAVRRGRPEEWLANAIALFGLSVPTFWLGIVLVLTFAIAVPVFAASGYVPFGTDPLDNLRRMVLPSIVLGSGLAAVVMRQTRAAMLDSLSADYIRTARSKGLSRRAVIGRHALRNSLVTVVTVLGLQLGHLISGAVVTEQIFVLPGFGKLTIDAVFTRDYATLQGVVLCTSAAYILINLLVDVLYSVIDPRIRLGGAR, from the coding sequence ATGACCACCTATCTGCTCACCCGGCTGCGCCAGTCCCTCCTCACCCTCTTCCTCGTCAGCATCGTCGTCTTCGCCGGCATCCGGGCCCTGCCCGGCGACCCGGCGCTCGCCCTCGCAGGCGAGGAACGCAGCCCCGAGGCGCTCGCCGCGATCCGCGCGAGCTACGGCCTGGACGACAACGTCCTCATCCAGTACGGCCGGTTCATCGGCCACGCCGTCACCGGCGACCTCGGCACCTCGTCGCGCACCGGACTGCCCGTCGCCGACGCCATCACCGCAGCCCTGCCCGTGACCCTCGAACTGGCCGCGCTCTCCCTGCTGCTGGCCGTCGTCGTCGGCATCGGCGCCGGCGTCGTGGCCGCCGTACGACGCGGGCGGCCCGAGGAGTGGCTGGCCAACGCGATCGCCCTGTTCGGCCTCTCCGTGCCCACCTTCTGGCTCGGCATCGTGCTCGTCCTCACCTTCGCCATCGCCGTACCGGTCTTCGCCGCCTCCGGATACGTGCCCTTCGGCACCGACCCGCTCGACAACCTGCGCCGCATGGTGCTCCCGTCGATCGTCCTCGGATCGGGGCTCGCCGCCGTCGTGATGCGCCAGACCCGGGCCGCCATGCTCGACTCGCTCTCCGCCGACTACATCCGCACGGCCAGGTCCAAAGGGCTCTCACGACGGGCCGTCATCGGCCGGCACGCCCTGCGGAACTCCCTCGTCACCGTCGTCACCGTGCTCGGCCTGCAACTCGGGCACCTGATCTCCGGCGCCGTCGTCACCGAGCAGATCTTCGTCCTCCCCGGCTTCGGCAAGCTCACCATCGACGCCGTCTTCACCCGTGACTACGCGACGCTGCAGGGCGTGGTGCTCTGCACCTCCGCCGCGTACATCCTCATCAACCTGCTGGTCGACGTCTTGTATTCGGTGATCGACCCGCGCATCAGGCTCGGAGGTGCCCGGTGA
- a CDS encoding ABC transporter substrate-binding protein yields the protein MALMSGCTSLQTSATEVGGVRMTDGRPVRDGGTLTIALNSDPDKLDPTLAQTLVGRTVFSSLCEKLYDIDQHGTVVPQLAAALPVTSADGRTVTIAVRKGLTFSDGTALDAPAVVTSLLRHRDLPGSARGTELAPLRTAEATGPYTVELTLKQPYVPLTGVLADRSGMVMSPAALKKYGKNFTNHPSCVGPFRFVERVGGDRIVLAKDPHYYDADRVHLDQVVYKPIPDGNVRLANLRSGDIQIGDQMGPVDVRSALTEPELQLFTSPSLGYQGIGLNVGNVKGLGAEPGRIDTPLARDVRVREAFELSLDRELINKVVYQGMYEPACGPVSPQSAIAPGIPPARCPGRDVERAQRLLREAGVAIPVRMELKVSTTPESSRFGQVVQAMAKEAGFEVTLRPTEYATLLEETDAGNYSAFTSGWSGRLDPDGNIASFLRTRGAMNAYGLSDPDIDRLVERGRTEADPAERARIYTELTRRVRAEHTLIYLYRQKNYVVATTSVAGVRVYGDGLVRIKSAGYTR from the coding sequence ATGGCCCTCATGTCGGGCTGCACGTCCCTCCAGACCTCGGCCACCGAGGTCGGCGGAGTACGGATGACCGACGGGCGCCCCGTACGCGACGGTGGCACCCTCACCATCGCCCTCAACTCCGACCCCGACAAGCTCGATCCGACGCTCGCCCAGACCCTGGTCGGACGGACCGTCTTCTCGTCCCTGTGCGAGAAGCTGTACGACATCGACCAGCACGGCACCGTCGTGCCGCAGCTCGCCGCCGCCCTGCCCGTGACCTCCGCCGACGGCCGCACCGTCACCATCGCCGTACGCAAGGGCCTCACCTTCAGCGACGGCACCGCGCTCGACGCACCCGCCGTCGTCACCTCGCTCCTGCGCCACCGCGACCTGCCCGGCTCGGCGCGCGGCACCGAACTCGCCCCGCTGCGCACCGCCGAGGCGACCGGCCCGTACACGGTCGAGCTGACCCTGAAGCAGCCGTACGTACCCCTCACCGGAGTCCTCGCCGACCGCTCCGGCATGGTGATGTCCCCGGCCGCGCTGAAGAAGTACGGCAAGAACTTCACCAACCACCCTTCCTGCGTCGGCCCGTTCCGCTTCGTCGAACGCGTCGGCGGCGACCGGATCGTCCTCGCCAAGGACCCCCACTACTACGACGCCGACCGCGTCCACCTCGACCAGGTCGTCTACAAACCCATCCCCGACGGCAACGTCCGCCTCGCCAACCTGCGCTCCGGCGACATCCAGATCGGCGACCAGATGGGCCCCGTGGACGTCCGCAGCGCCCTCACCGAGCCCGAGCTCCAGCTCTTCACCTCGCCCTCGCTCGGCTACCAGGGCATCGGCCTCAACGTCGGCAACGTCAAGGGCCTCGGCGCCGAGCCCGGCCGCATCGACACCCCCCTCGCCCGTGACGTCCGCGTCCGCGAGGCGTTCGAGCTCTCCCTCGACCGCGAACTCATCAACAAGGTCGTCTACCAGGGCATGTACGAACCGGCCTGCGGCCCCGTCTCGCCCCAGTCCGCCATCGCCCCCGGCATACCGCCGGCCCGGTGCCCCGGCCGCGATGTCGAGCGGGCCCAGCGGCTGCTGCGCGAGGCCGGCGTGGCCATCCCCGTACGGATGGAGCTGAAGGTCTCCACCACCCCGGAGTCCAGCCGGTTCGGCCAGGTCGTCCAGGCCATGGCGAAGGAGGCCGGGTTCGAGGTGACCCTGCGGCCCACCGAGTACGCCACGCTCCTCGAGGAGACCGACGCCGGGAACTACTCCGCCTTCACCAGCGGCTGGTCGGGCCGGCTCGACCCCGACGGCAACATCGCCAGCTTCCTCAGGACCCGGGGAGCCATGAACGCCTACGGACTCTCCGACCCGGACATCGACCGGCTCGTCGAACGCGGCCGCACCGAGGCCGACCCCGCCGAACGCGCCCGTATCTACACCGAACTGACCCGCCGGGTGCGGGCCGAGCACACCCTCATCTACCTCTACCGGCAGAAGAACTACGTCGTCGCCACCACCTCCGTCGCGGGCGTCCGCGTCTACGGCGACGGCCTCGTCCGGATCAAGTCCGCGGGGTACACACGATGA
- a CDS encoding class I SAM-dependent methyltransferase, translated as MAPSQYDNLAQLFEDLSELPIRRHLEFPSVRALIGPPDGLRILDFGCGSGVYSRWLAKHGAASVIGLDDSTGMIDYAVRREEQEGLGIQYLAGSLPSEVNGTFDLVLGAYVLPYATRYSDLVGLCDTAARALRPGGRFLTLVANPELPTDPDYYTRYGFRLQMDGARVDGAALDLNLRFNEYDVHVTARYWSAPTLERALAEAGFTALEWRAHRLSEEPEPDAAFFQPYLHVPHAAIIAAVKEAG; from the coding sequence GTGGCTCCCAGTCAGTACGACAATCTGGCCCAGTTGTTCGAGGACTTGTCCGAGCTTCCAATCCGACGCCACCTTGAGTTTCCGAGCGTCCGTGCGCTGATCGGTCCACCTGATGGGCTGCGCATCCTTGACTTCGGATGCGGCAGTGGTGTCTACAGCCGCTGGCTCGCGAAGCATGGCGCGGCATCGGTCATCGGACTTGACGATTCCACAGGGATGATCGACTACGCCGTCCGTCGTGAGGAGCAGGAGGGGCTCGGCATCCAATACCTGGCCGGATCGCTGCCATCGGAAGTGAATGGGACGTTCGATCTGGTCCTGGGGGCCTATGTGTTGCCCTACGCCACTCGCTACAGCGACCTTGTCGGGCTGTGTGACACGGCTGCCCGCGCCTTGCGCCCCGGAGGCCGGTTCCTCACCTTGGTCGCAAACCCCGAACTCCCCACGGATCCGGATTACTACACCCGCTACGGCTTCCGGCTGCAGATGGACGGCGCCCGGGTGGACGGCGCTGCACTTGACCTCAATCTGCGGTTCAACGAATACGACGTGCATGTCACCGCTCGCTACTGGAGTGCTCCGACGCTGGAGAGAGCCCTGGCCGAGGCCGGGTTCACGGCTCTGGAGTGGCGAGCGCACCGGCTGTCCGAGGAGCCAGAGCCCGACGCGGCCTTCTTCCAGCCATATCTCCATGTACCGCACGCCGCGATCATCGCCGCTGTGAAGGAGGCGGGGTAG
- a CDS encoding nuclear transport factor 2 family protein: protein MTAQQTSRPDLRALTQEWVESFNRHDARAYASFMAADCYLDDVARGMTCSGSEVVEHACREWFSVTPDTHIAFMTIIVSGLDAAVQWVNTGTVAKRMPEPLEGAVIGSRYEVRGVSILKFNENGTIQRVTDYWNPVEMIGRSEP, encoded by the coding sequence ATGACAGCTCAGCAAACAAGCAGGCCCGATCTCAGGGCACTCACACAGGAATGGGTTGAGTCGTTCAACCGGCACGACGCTAGGGCGTATGCAAGTTTCATGGCAGCAGACTGCTATTTGGATGATGTCGCACGCGGGATGACTTGCAGCGGATCCGAAGTGGTCGAACACGCATGCAGGGAATGGTTTTCCGTTACCCCGGACACGCATATTGCATTCATGACCATTATTGTTTCAGGCTTGGATGCGGCTGTGCAATGGGTCAACACTGGGACGGTTGCCAAGAGGATGCCGGAGCCGTTGGAGGGTGCCGTTATCGGCAGCAGGTACGAGGTGCGCGGCGTCAGCATTCTGAAGTTCAACGAGAACGGCACGATCCAGAGGGTGACGGATTACTGGAACCCGGTCGAGATGATCGGCCGCTCGGAGCCTTAG
- a CDS encoding amidase, giving the protein MSTADFTGLAEQARMLREGQVTARELVAASLKRIEASQPVLNAFRHVRTEDALAEADAADRRLAAGERLPLLGVPVAVKDDTDVAGLPTLFGCRGEIAPATADGEPVRRLRAAGAVVVGKTNACELGQWPFTEGPAFGATRNPWSPAHTPGGSSGGSAAAVAAGLVAGALGSDGAGSIRIPSAWTHLVGIKPQRGRVSLHPHTDAFQGLAVNGPLARTVADAALLLDVVQGPHPEDRHRPGAVDASAAARRDPGRLRIALAWRPPLTLTGAAPHPDVRRAVTALAETLARLGHHVEEARPRYGLIGLGFVPRGTVGVAEAAALHPEPALLDPRTRTALRNGRFLAGRIVRAARAREARQHRRIGAVFATYDVVLTPTTAAPPPAIGTFDGLGAWRTNAAMAAACPYAWPWNVLGWPAMNVPAGFTGDGLPVGAQLLGPAGGEERLVSLAAQLEADRRWHERYPPAP; this is encoded by the coding sequence ATGTCCACCGCTGATTTCACCGGACTCGCCGAACAGGCAAGGATGCTGAGGGAGGGCCAGGTCACCGCGCGGGAGCTCGTCGCCGCGTCCCTCAAGCGCATCGAGGCGAGCCAGCCCGTGCTCAACGCCTTCCGGCATGTGCGCACCGAGGACGCGCTCGCCGAGGCCGACGCGGCCGACCGGCGGCTCGCGGCGGGGGAGAGGCTGCCGCTGCTCGGCGTCCCGGTCGCAGTCAAGGACGACACCGATGTGGCCGGGCTCCCCACCCTCTTCGGCTGCCGCGGCGAGATCGCCCCCGCCACCGCCGACGGCGAGCCGGTACGGCGGCTGCGGGCCGCCGGGGCCGTCGTCGTCGGCAAGACCAACGCCTGCGAACTGGGCCAGTGGCCCTTCACCGAGGGCCCCGCCTTCGGCGCCACCCGCAACCCCTGGTCGCCCGCGCACACCCCGGGCGGCTCGTCCGGCGGCTCCGCGGCCGCCGTCGCCGCCGGACTCGTGGCCGGGGCCCTCGGTTCCGACGGCGCGGGCTCCATCCGCATCCCCTCGGCCTGGACCCATCTCGTCGGCATCAAGCCACAGCGCGGCCGGGTCTCGCTCCATCCGCACACCGACGCCTTCCAGGGCCTCGCCGTCAACGGCCCGCTCGCCCGCACCGTGGCCGACGCCGCCCTCCTCCTCGACGTCGTCCAGGGCCCGCACCCCGAGGACCGCCACCGGCCCGGCGCCGTCGACGCGTCCGCCGCAGCCCGCCGCGACCCCGGCCGGCTGCGCATCGCCCTCGCCTGGCGGCCCCCGCTGACGCTGACGGGCGCCGCACCCCATCCCGACGTCCGCCGCGCAGTGACGGCACTCGCCGAGACCCTCGCCCGGCTCGGCCACCACGTGGAGGAGGCCCGGCCCCGCTACGGCCTCATCGGCCTCGGCTTCGTCCCCCGCGGCACCGTCGGCGTCGCCGAGGCCGCCGCCCTGCACCCCGAACCCGCCCTGCTCGACCCGCGCACCCGCACCGCCCTGCGCAACGGCCGCTTCCTCGCCGGCCGGATCGTCCGCGCGGCCCGCGCCCGCGAAGCCCGCCAGCACCGCAGGATCGGCGCCGTCTTCGCCACGTACGACGTCGTCCTCACCCCGACCACCGCCGCGCCCCCGCCGGCCATCGGCACCTTCGACGGACTCGGTGCCTGGCGCACCAACGCGGCGATGGCCGCGGCCTGCCCCTACGCCTGGCCGTGGAACGTGCTCGGCTGGCCGGCGATGAACGTCCCCGCCGGGTTCACCGGCGACGGACTGCCCGTCGGCGCCCAGTTGCTCGGCCCCGCGGGCGGCGAGGAGCGGCTCGTCTCGCTCGCCGCGCAGCTGGAGGCCGACCGGCGCTGGCACGAGCGGTACCCTCCGGCCCCCTGA
- a CDS encoding lipoyl protein ligase domain-containing protein: protein MHGEYKVPGGKLVIVDLDVEDGRLRDVRVAGDFFLEPDEALPAIDRALEGAPADLDTAALAQRIEAALPPGTEMYGLTTEGIGVTVRRALAQATDWTDHDWQLVHDGPQPPALHMALDEVLTAEVAAGRRPPTLRVWEWGAPAVVIGSFQSLRNEVDPAAAERHGITVVRRISGGGAMFIEPGNTITYSLSVPGSLVSGLSFTDSYAYLDDWVLGALGDMGIRAWYQPLNDITTEAGKIAGAAQKRVADGGAVLHHVTMAYDIDAAKMVDVLRIGREKLSDKGTKSAQKRVDPLRRQTGLPREAVIERMIDSFRGRYGLTEGGVTDEEMARAQELARTKFATPEWTARVP, encoded by the coding sequence GTGCACGGTGAGTACAAGGTCCCGGGCGGCAAGCTCGTCATCGTCGACCTCGATGTCGAGGACGGCCGTCTGAGGGACGTCCGGGTGGCCGGTGACTTCTTCCTGGAGCCAGACGAGGCCCTCCCGGCCATCGACCGCGCCCTGGAGGGCGCGCCCGCCGACCTCGACACCGCCGCGCTGGCACAGCGCATCGAGGCGGCGCTGCCGCCCGGCACCGAGATGTACGGGCTGACCACGGAGGGCATCGGCGTCACCGTGCGCCGCGCGCTCGCGCAGGCCACCGACTGGACCGACCACGACTGGCAGCTCGTCCACGACGGTCCCCAGCCGCCCGCGCTGCACATGGCGCTCGACGAGGTCCTGACCGCCGAGGTCGCGGCCGGGCGGCGGCCGCCCACGCTGCGGGTGTGGGAGTGGGGTGCCCCCGCCGTGGTCATCGGGAGCTTCCAGTCGCTGCGCAACGAGGTCGACCCGGCCGCCGCCGAACGCCACGGCATCACGGTGGTGCGGCGCATCTCCGGCGGCGGGGCGATGTTCATCGAGCCGGGAAACACCATCACGTACTCGCTTTCCGTGCCCGGCTCGCTCGTCTCCGGCCTCTCCTTCACGGACAGTTACGCCTACCTCGACGACTGGGTCCTCGGCGCGCTGGGCGACATGGGCATCAGGGCCTGGTACCAGCCGCTCAACGACATCACCACCGAGGCGGGCAAGATCGCGGGCGCCGCGCAGAAGCGGGTGGCGGACGGCGGGGCGGTCCTCCACCACGTGACGATGGCGTACGACATCGACGCCGCCAAGATGGTCGACGTCCTGCGGATCGGCCGGGAGAAGCTCTCCGACAAGGGCACGAAGAGCGCGCAGAAGCGGGTCGATCCGCTGCGCCGCCAGACCGGTCTGCCGCGCGAGGCGGTCATCGAGCGGATGATCGACTCCTTCCGCGGCCGGTACGGGCTGACGGAGGGCGGGGTGACGGACGAGGAGATGGCGCGGGCACAGGAGTTGGCGCGGACGAAGTTCGCGACGCCCGAGTGGACCGCGCGGGTGCCGTAG
- a CDS encoding cytochrome P450, whose translation MTASEDVLTWPFPPGEHGTPPPLYAELRAQHPVCPVRMPSGSVMWLLTRREDIRAVAADHRRFTRNLTYPHAPRISGEDFNSVKGGIFNLDPPDHTRIRSVLAPFYTRTSVAGYADVIRHHARDLLQAMTDGINPTDLMTSYAEPLALRFNCQMLGISPRLRQKYHEFFRVQTNQTGEQESVADATEQISAMAREVIAAKEGASSTDGPIGALIHAYHRGVLSHEELIGTVDYLMVTGVDPLISPTGTFTATLLRLPGYADRMIAHPDGWPPVVDELLRYHHNGYLSNPRVATEDVELHGVRIRKGDAVVTPFLAACWDPSYYSHPEKVDASRENDGLTFGHGPHYCLGASLARLYLHIAMQELFGRFPTLTLAVAADEVPWDDDILFTRPTVLPVAW comes from the coding sequence GTGACCGCTTCCGAAGATGTACTGACGTGGCCCTTCCCTCCAGGAGAACACGGAACCCCACCGCCGCTTTATGCCGAGTTGCGGGCGCAGCACCCAGTGTGTCCCGTGCGAATGCCGTCAGGTTCGGTAATGTGGCTGCTGACGCGGCGAGAGGATATTCGTGCGGTCGCTGCCGATCACAGGCGGTTCACCCGCAATCTCACCTATCCGCATGCTCCCCGGATCTCAGGGGAAGATTTCAATAGTGTAAAGGGAGGGATTTTCAATCTCGATCCGCCCGATCACACCCGGATCCGGTCGGTCCTGGCACCCTTTTATACGCGCACTTCTGTGGCCGGATATGCAGATGTGATCCGTCATCACGCACGCGATCTACTCCAGGCCATGACAGACGGGATCAATCCCACCGACTTGATGACGTCTTATGCTGAACCTCTGGCCTTGCGCTTCAACTGTCAGATGCTCGGCATCTCGCCCCGGCTGCGGCAAAAGTACCACGAGTTCTTCCGGGTGCAGACGAATCAAACTGGCGAGCAGGAATCAGTAGCGGACGCTACGGAACAAATCAGCGCCATGGCCCGAGAGGTAATCGCCGCGAAGGAAGGCGCCAGTTCCACCGATGGGCCTATCGGCGCGTTGATCCACGCCTACCACCGCGGGGTTCTGTCCCACGAAGAATTGATTGGCACAGTCGATTACCTGATGGTGACGGGCGTGGACCCGCTGATCTCCCCAACCGGGACGTTCACCGCCACATTGCTGCGACTTCCAGGTTACGCGGATCGGATGATCGCACATCCCGATGGCTGGCCGCCGGTAGTCGATGAACTCTTGCGCTATCACCATAATGGTTACCTGTCCAACCCTCGTGTAGCGACAGAGGATGTCGAATTGCATGGGGTACGGATCAGGAAGGGTGATGCTGTGGTGACGCCGTTCCTGGCCGCCTGCTGGGATCCGTCCTATTACTCTCATCCGGAAAAGGTCGACGCCTCCCGTGAGAATGATGGGCTGACTTTCGGCCATGGCCCGCACTACTGTCTCGGCGCGAGCCTGGCCCGGCTCTATCTTCACATCGCTATGCAAGAACTGTTCGGCCGCTTCCCCACCCTGACCCTGGCTGTTGCTGCGGACGAAGTACCGTGGGACGACGACATTCTGTTCACTCGCCCTACTGTCCTGCCGGTTGCGTGGTGA
- a CDS encoding tRNA-dependent cyclodipeptide synthase: protein MQIQASTFRDHCQDVMNEGKCIVFGLSAFNSFFTPGTVRTLIRWGADHFDRVEVLLPGYEASFAAIAAGSPPLAAVRKVKHAVKNLRSPARNALEQAGLAPATHTWTKKAGHPRYRDLSQQVAAAYESSERVRQWCDRTTSEHLRQVLDTTPTPGQVALNRCYVLAELPYLMDAAGVVDAPSAVFAYPHSWPLQEALLNGEIPELMPADRHGFVKVSISPRIEEKVP, encoded by the coding sequence GTGCAAATCCAGGCGAGTACGTTTCGCGACCACTGCCAGGATGTAATGAACGAGGGTAAGTGCATAGTTTTCGGACTTTCGGCATTCAACTCATTCTTCACACCCGGAACAGTCCGCACGCTGATTCGTTGGGGTGCAGATCACTTCGACCGTGTTGAGGTACTCCTTCCCGGCTACGAAGCCAGTTTTGCGGCGATCGCCGCCGGTAGCCCTCCATTGGCCGCCGTCCGGAAAGTCAAGCATGCCGTGAAGAATCTTCGGTCGCCGGCGCGTAATGCGTTGGAACAGGCTGGACTCGCACCCGCGACACATACGTGGACGAAAAAGGCTGGACATCCTCGCTACAGGGATCTCAGTCAACAGGTTGCGGCAGCCTACGAGAGCTCAGAACGGGTGCGGCAGTGGTGTGATCGCACGACCTCCGAGCACTTGCGGCAAGTACTCGACACGACTCCCACACCGGGCCAAGTTGCGCTGAATCGCTGTTACGTGCTGGCGGAATTGCCATATCTCATGGATGCCGCCGGGGTGGTTGATGCCCCGAGCGCGGTGTTCGCCTATCCCCACTCGTGGCCCCTGCAGGAAGCATTGCTGAACGGTGAGATCCCAGAACTTATGCCAGCAGACCGGCATGGCTTCGTAAAGGTGAGCATTTCACCCCGCATCGAGGAGAAAGTCCCGTGA
- a CDS encoding FAD-binding oxidoreductase translates to MNGTATGEGSATTRAGGLTRRGLLGAGMGAAAAGLLAAGAPAAMAGRAPRAPRAGDWAALARGLDGTLVRPGGRDYDTARTLFNPRFDGLRPAGIAYCARTEDVCSCLEFARRHRVPVAVRSGGHSYAGWSSGPGLVVDVQKMASVALSGTTATIGAGAKLIDVYARLTAHGRTVPAGSCPTVGISGLALGGGIGVVSRAYGLTSDSVTGARIVTADGRIRFVDARHEPDLFWALRGGGNAQFGVVTELRLRTHAAPRCTTFFLSWPWSQAAAVVREWQRWAPTAPDEIWANLHLSAPAGGRPGSVRVGGLSLGARGDLENRLDRLADAIGRPARSVSVRTRPFMDAMKVMGGVSGFTVAQAHQRGSLPGRTPQGRVARESYAARSDFYTRRIPSDGVRALLARVERLAALTGGGAGSVALDALGGAVGRVRAADTAFVHRTALFLAQYIVSWPESASATTVAGHQAWLDGTHAAMRPWASGAAYQNYTDPKLRDWRRAYYGANADRLAHVKAAYDPGRFFRHPQAF, encoded by the coding sequence ATGAACGGGACGGCCACGGGCGAGGGATCGGCCACCACGAGGGCCGGTGGGCTCACCCGGCGCGGGCTGCTGGGCGCGGGCATGGGCGCGGCGGCCGCCGGCCTCCTCGCGGCCGGGGCGCCCGCGGCCATGGCGGGCCGGGCCCCCCGTGCCCCGCGCGCCGGTGACTGGGCGGCGCTCGCCCGCGGTCTCGACGGCACACTCGTCCGGCCGGGCGGCCGCGACTACGACACCGCGCGCACGCTCTTCAACCCCCGCTTCGACGGGCTCAGGCCGGCCGGGATCGCGTACTGCGCACGGACCGAAGACGTCTGCAGCTGCCTGGAGTTCGCCCGTCGGCACCGGGTCCCCGTCGCGGTACGCAGCGGCGGCCACTCGTACGCCGGCTGGTCGTCAGGGCCCGGACTCGTCGTCGACGTGCAGAAGATGGCGTCCGTCGCGCTCTCCGGGACGACGGCGACGATCGGCGCCGGGGCCAAACTGATCGACGTCTACGCCCGGTTGACGGCACACGGGCGGACCGTGCCCGCCGGGTCCTGCCCCACCGTGGGCATCTCCGGGCTGGCGCTCGGCGGCGGCATCGGTGTTGTCAGCCGCGCCTACGGCCTGACGAGCGACAGCGTCACCGGCGCCCGCATCGTCACGGCCGACGGCCGGATCCGGTTCGTGGACGCCCGGCACGAGCCCGACCTGTTCTGGGCGCTGCGGGGCGGCGGCAACGCCCAGTTCGGCGTCGTCACCGAGCTGCGGCTGCGCACCCACGCGGCGCCGCGGTGCACCACGTTCTTCCTGAGCTGGCCCTGGTCGCAGGCCGCGGCCGTCGTACGCGAGTGGCAGCGCTGGGCCCCCACCGCCCCCGACGAGATCTGGGCCAATCTGCATCTGTCCGCACCCGCCGGGGGACGGCCGGGCTCGGTCCGGGTCGGGGGCCTGTCCCTCGGCGCCCGCGGTGACCTGGAGAACCGTCTGGACCGCCTGGCCGACGCGATCGGCAGGCCCGCGCGGTCGGTGTCGGTGCGCACCCGCCCGTTCATGGACGCGATGAAGGTGATGGGCGGGGTCTCCGGCTTCACCGTCGCACAGGCCCATCAGCGCGGCAGCCTGCCCGGCCGCACCCCGCAGGGGCGCGTGGCGCGCGAATCGTACGCGGCTCGCTCCGACTTCTACACCCGGCGCATTCCCTCCGACGGTGTGCGGGCGCTGCTCGCCCGGGTGGAGCGGCTGGCGGCGCTCACCGGGGGCGGCGCCGGAAGCGTGGCCCTCGACGCCCTGGGCGGCGCGGTGGGGCGGGTACGGGCGGCGGACACGGCGTTCGTCCACCGCACCGCGCTGTTCCTGGCCCAGTACATCGTGTCCTGGCCGGAGAGCGCCTCCGCGACGACCGTGGCCGGGCACCAGGCATGGCTCGACGGCACCCACGCGGCGATGCGGCCCTGGGCGAGCGGTGCGGCGTACCAGAACTACACGGATCCCAAACTGCGGGACTGGCGCCGGGCGTACTACGGCGCGAACGCCGACCGGCTCGCGCACGTGAAGGCGGCGTACGACCCGGGGCGGTTCTTCCGCCACCCGCAGGCGTTCTGA